One segment of Deinococcus metalli DNA contains the following:
- a CDS encoding ABC transporter substrate-binding protein: MKKAIALLTLSAAVASAGHASAAGVTLTIACGAVGQELELCKAGAARWAAKTGNTVKVFESPNLTNDRLALYQQQLAAKSSDIDVYQLDVVWPGLLAQHFVDLKGKVPAAEINAHFKGIIEANTVDNKLVALPWFTDAGLLYYRTDLLKKYGYTAAPKTWAEMATMAKKIQDGEQKANKSFSGFVFQGKNYEGLTCDALEWLVSFGGGTIVDSSGKVTVNNASAAKALDTAASWIKTISPAGVTTYGEEEARGIFQSGNAAFMRNWPYAWALGQSDDSKVKGKIGVAPLPSGGARNAATLGGWQLGVSSYSKNQAAAIELVRYLAGPAEQKIRAVEGAYNPTIQSLYKDQDVLKANPFFGSLYSVFTSAAARPSGPTKGKYNQVSQAFSTAVSDVLTGKSKGQAAVAQLATNLARIKGTGW, from the coding sequence ATGAAGAAAGCCATCGCGCTCCTGACCCTCTCTGCTGCCGTCGCGTCGGCTGGCCATGCCAGCGCCGCCGGTGTCACCCTCACCATCGCCTGCGGCGCCGTGGGTCAGGAACTGGAACTGTGCAAGGCGGGCGCCGCCCGCTGGGCCGCCAAGACCGGCAACACCGTCAAGGTCTTCGAGTCGCCCAACCTGACCAACGACCGCCTCGCGCTGTACCAGCAGCAGCTCGCCGCCAAGAGCAGCGACATCGACGTGTACCAGCTCGACGTCGTGTGGCCCGGTCTGCTCGCCCAGCACTTCGTGGACCTCAAGGGCAAGGTGCCGGCCGCCGAGATCAACGCCCACTTCAAGGGCATCATCGAGGCCAACACGGTCGACAACAAGCTGGTCGCGCTGCCGTGGTTCACGGACGCCGGCCTGCTGTACTACCGCACGGACCTGCTGAAGAAGTACGGCTACACCGCTGCTCCCAAGACCTGGGCCGAGATGGCCACCATGGCCAAGAAGATCCAGGACGGCGAGCAGAAGGCCAACAAGTCCTTCTCCGGCTTCGTCTTCCAGGGCAAGAACTACGAGGGCCTGACCTGCGACGCGCTGGAATGGCTCGTCTCCTTCGGCGGCGGCACCATCGTGGACTCCAGCGGCAAGGTCACGGTGAACAACGCCAGCGCGGCCAAGGCGCTCGACACCGCCGCCAGCTGGATCAAGACCATCAGCCCCGCTGGCGTCACCACCTACGGTGAAGAAGAAGCCCGCGGCATCTTCCAGTCCGGCAACGCGGCCTTCATGCGCAACTGGCCGTATGCGTGGGCACTGGGCCAGAGCGACGACTCCAAGGTCAAGGGCAAGATCGGCGTGGCTCCGCTGCCCTCCGGCGGCGCGCGCAACGCGGCGACCCTGGGCGGCTGGCAGCTCGGCGTGAGCTCCTACTCCAAGAACCAGGCCGCGGCCATCGAGCTCGTGCGCTACCTCGCCGGCCCCGCCGAGCAGAAGATCCGCGCGGTCGAAGGGGCCTACAACCCCACCATCCAGAGCCTGTACAAGGATCAGGACGTCCTGAAGGCCAACCCCTTCTTCGGCAGCCTGTACAGCGTCTTCACCAGCGCCGCCGCGCGCCCCTCCGGCCCCACCAAGGGCAAGTACAACCAGGTCTCCCAGGCCTTCAGCACCGCCGTGAGCGACGTGCTGACCGGCAAGAGCAAGGGCCAGGCGGCCGTCGCCCAGCTCGCTACCAACCTTGCCCGCATCAAGGGCACTGGCTGGTAA
- a CDS encoding DUF3293 domain-containing protein encodes MKQGASWAIVTAWNPGGVPQPSARNIAAARELARAWAGPAGPVVNGEGEWAEDALLLPAARLRDAVALGRRFGQAAALFGVGSRAALVWLDRDVGVTRAWAVRDDPYTGVP; translated from the coding sequence ATGAAGCAGGGGGCGTCGTGGGCAATTGTCACGGCGTGGAATCCGGGGGGTGTGCCGCAGCCGAGCGCCCGGAATATCGCGGCGGCACGCGAACTCGCCCGCGCGTGGGCCGGGCCGGCCGGACCTGTCGTGAATGGCGAGGGTGAGTGGGCCGAGGACGCCCTGCTGCTGCCGGCCGCGCGGCTGCGCGACGCGGTGGCATTGGGCCGGCGCTTCGGGCAGGCGGCCGCGCTGTTCGGCGTGGGCAGCCGCGCGGCCCTGGTGTGGCTCGACCGGGACGTGGGCGTGACGCGGGCGTGGGCGGTCCGGGACGACCCCTATACTGGTGTGCCGTGA
- a CDS encoding AlbA family DNA-binding domain-containing protein, which yields MTQGSAGAVSPVGVLPPPGPTCVHLPLEVTPQDLARYAVGLANARGGTVLVGVDRLTGEDGTGPGAGELHPLMVTHAIFELSGGRLTVNVQHHRLASGAQVLAVFVPQAPYVLAAPDGSVTAWDGAHLVPVTAPGSEPVADQDYTAVVPPDASLADLDPAEVARLRGLGRRTPATGLPDLEFLQELGLLVPSGGALRPTLAAILLAGTPAALRAHVPQAEVSYYHHVDAGVDFHFREDLRRPIPALLTRLAELIQARNRFTPVQVGLFRVEVWDQDEAVYREALLNALTHREYRLRDVVHVHHHPDRLEIHSPGGLPGGITPGNILRHQPKRRNPLLAEVLARLGLVERAGVGVDTMYALMLRHGKEPPEYTTYPDAVTLSLHSPGFDADFVRFVARKQEQLQTLSLDMLIVLSLLAREGEARRGDLARALQLPEDRTPRLLRSMEEHGLIGRSGVGRGIAYTLSAEVLAALGRSTPGSPDDPVPDRQVDGGGRITAPRLRTVPQPRPISAAPDPSGPSGAEVRAIALALARERGRVRNVDLRDACGLSTQQAWRVLRRMVLDGLLRKLGTGTRDAAYEQA from the coding sequence GTGACGCAGGGGAGTGCAGGAGCGGTCTCGCCGGTGGGCGTGTTGCCTCCGCCCGGCCCGACATGCGTGCACCTGCCGCTGGAGGTCACGCCGCAGGACCTCGCGCGCTACGCGGTGGGCCTGGCGAACGCGCGCGGCGGCACGGTGCTGGTCGGCGTGGACCGGCTGACCGGCGAGGACGGGACCGGGCCGGGCGCCGGCGAACTGCACCCGCTGATGGTCACGCACGCGATCTTCGAGCTGTCCGGCGGGCGACTCACCGTGAACGTGCAGCACCACCGCCTGGCGAGCGGCGCGCAGGTGCTCGCGGTGTTCGTGCCGCAGGCGCCGTATGTCCTGGCCGCGCCGGACGGCAGCGTGACCGCGTGGGACGGCGCGCACCTCGTGCCGGTCACGGCGCCGGGGTCCGAGCCCGTGGCGGACCAGGACTACACGGCGGTGGTGCCGCCGGACGCGTCGTTGGCGGACCTCGATCCGGCCGAGGTCGCCCGGCTGCGCGGTCTGGGGCGGCGCACCCCGGCGACCGGCCTGCCCGACCTGGAGTTCCTGCAGGAACTGGGGCTGCTCGTGCCCAGCGGCGGCGCGCTGCGGCCCACGCTGGCGGCGATCCTGCTGGCGGGCACGCCGGCCGCGCTGCGGGCGCACGTGCCGCAGGCGGAGGTGTCGTACTACCACCACGTGGACGCCGGCGTGGACTTCCACTTCCGCGAGGACCTGCGCCGGCCCATTCCGGCGCTGCTCACGCGGCTGGCCGAGCTGATCCAGGCCAGAAACCGCTTCACGCCGGTGCAGGTGGGGCTGTTCCGCGTCGAGGTGTGGGACCAGGACGAGGCGGTGTACCGCGAGGCCCTGCTGAACGCCCTGACGCACCGCGAGTACCGCCTGCGGGACGTGGTGCACGTGCACCACCACCCGGACCGGCTGGAGATCCACAGTCCCGGCGGCCTGCCCGGCGGCATCACGCCGGGGAACATCCTGCGCCACCAGCCCAAGCGCCGCAATCCGCTGCTGGCCGAGGTGCTGGCCCGGCTGGGCCTGGTCGAGCGGGCGGGCGTGGGCGTGGACACCATGTACGCGCTGATGCTGCGGCATGGCAAGGAACCGCCGGAGTACACCACGTACCCGGACGCCGTGACCCTCAGCCTGCACTCGCCGGGCTTCGACGCGGACTTCGTGCGGTTCGTGGCCCGCAAGCAGGAGCAGCTCCAGACGCTCTCGCTGGACATGCTGATCGTCCTGAGCCTGCTGGCCCGCGAGGGCGAGGCCAGACGCGGCGACCTGGCCCGCGCGCTGCAACTCCCGGAAGACCGCACGCCCCGCCTGCTGCGCAGCATGGAGGAGCACGGCCTGATCGGCCGCTCCGGGGTGGGCCGCGGCATCGCGTACACCCTCAGCGCCGAGGTGCTGGCCGCCCTGGGCCGGTCCACGCCCGGCAGCCCGGACGACCCGGTACCGGATCGCCAGGTGGACGGGGGCGGCAGGATCACGGCCCCGCGTCTGCGGACCGTGCCCCAGCCACGCCCCATCTCGGCGGCGCCCGACCCGTCCGGACCGAGCGGAGCGGAGGTGCGCGCCATTGCGCTGGCACTGGCCCGCGAGCGAGGACGGGTGCGCAACGTGGACCTGCGCGACGCGTGCGGCCTGAGCACGCAGCAGGCGTGGCGGGTGCTGCGCCGCATGGTGCTCGACGGGTTGCTGCGCAAGCTCGGTACGGGCACCCGCGACGCGGCCTACGAGCAGGCCTAA
- a CDS encoding polyprenyl synthetase family protein: MRDELLSRVLSLLPTGGDRPELRAYADMLRDYPTRGGKGIRSELLLASARVHGAQPGTPAYEGALWLAAALELFQNWVLIHDDIEDDSEERRGRPALHRLHGVPLAINAGDALHVSMWEAVLRAGVPGAMEEFLFMIHRTAEGQHLDLSWVEHGEWTLHAADYVQMVELKTAHYTVISPLRLGALAAGTAPEMAFTEAGLALGTAFQIRDDVLNLAGDPAQYGKEIGGDLLEGKRTMIVLRWLEDAPEEQRRVFLEQMRRDRPAKDAAVIAEIRTWLLDSGSVADAQDYAHAQAARGLTLLETAFQDAADPQAARELLAVLRDLATRDA; encoded by the coding sequence ATGAGGGACGAACTGCTGTCGCGCGTGCTGTCGCTGCTGCCTACCGGCGGGGATCGTCCGGAACTGCGGGCCTACGCGGACATGCTGCGCGACTACCCCACGCGCGGCGGTAAAGGCATCCGCTCGGAGCTGCTGCTCGCCAGCGCGCGGGTGCACGGCGCGCAGCCGGGCACGCCCGCGTACGAGGGCGCGCTGTGGCTGGCGGCGGCGCTGGAACTGTTCCAGAACTGGGTGCTGATCCACGACGACATCGAGGACGACTCGGAGGAACGCCGGGGCCGGCCGGCCCTGCACCGCCTGCACGGCGTGCCCCTGGCGATCAACGCCGGCGACGCGCTGCACGTGTCCATGTGGGAGGCCGTGCTGCGTGCGGGCGTGCCGGGCGCCATGGAGGAGTTCCTGTTCATGATCCACCGCACGGCCGAGGGCCAGCACCTCGACCTGTCGTGGGTGGAGCATGGCGAGTGGACCCTGCACGCCGCGGACTACGTGCAGATGGTCGAGCTGAAGACCGCGCACTACACCGTGATCTCGCCGCTGCGGCTCGGCGCGCTGGCAGCGGGCACCGCACCGGAGATGGCCTTTACGGAGGCAGGGCTGGCGCTGGGCACCGCCTTCCAGATCCGGGACGACGTGCTGAACCTCGCGGGCGATCCGGCGCAGTATGGCAAGGAGATCGGCGGCGACCTGCTGGAGGGCAAGCGCACCATGATCGTGCTGCGCTGGCTGGAGGACGCCCCGGAGGAGCAGCGCCGCGTCTTCCTGGAACAGATGCGCCGTGACCGGCCCGCCAAGGACGCGGCCGTGATCGCGGAGATCCGCACGTGGCTGCTGGACTCGGGAAGCGTGGCGGACGCGCAGGACTACGCGCACGCACAGGCGGCGCGGGGCCTGACCCTGCTGGAGACCGCCTTCCAGGACGCCGCCGATCCGCAGGCCGCGCGGGAGCTGCTGGCGGTGCTGCGCGACCTCGCCACGCGCGACGCGTAG
- a CDS encoding N-formylglutamate amidohydrolase yields the protein MSRSPLLIVTPHSSGQVPADVLRDMLGDAALDKSTRTAFLRRLFLDGDPYTDLIYALPGARHVNAAWSRFVVDLNRDRDDRVDNGVVKLVDFTRTPLYPDGFVLSEDAREARLRLIWDSFDRQVSAELPGAALMIVGHCMGTHGPALGHDTGTPRPAICLMPGEDDAPSFPRDLWPALKAACEAAFADVIAASPYERVTIGEPWQSDTLSVAHSRRSGVPAFGIELNAGLYLGDGGEPVDDAIRALNAAFAVFTEAALALLA from the coding sequence ATGTCCCGCTCCCCGCTGCTGATCGTCACGCCGCATTCCTCCGGTCAGGTGCCCGCCGACGTGCTGCGCGACATGCTGGGCGACGCCGCGCTGGACAAGTCCACGCGCACGGCCTTTCTGCGCCGCCTGTTTCTGGACGGCGACCCGTACACCGACCTGATCTACGCCCTGCCCGGAGCGCGGCACGTGAACGCCGCGTGGAGCCGCTTCGTGGTCGACCTGAACCGCGACCGCGACGACCGGGTGGACAACGGCGTGGTCAAGCTCGTGGACTTCACGCGCACGCCCCTGTACCCGGACGGCTTTGTGCTGAGCGAGGACGCCCGAGAGGCGCGGCTGCGGCTGATCTGGGACTCGTTCGACCGGCAGGTGAGTGCCGAACTGCCCGGCGCGGCGCTGATGATCGTGGGCCACTGCATGGGAACGCACGGCCCGGCTCTGGGCCACGACACGGGCACGCCGCGCCCCGCCATCTGCCTGATGCCCGGTGAGGACGACGCCCCCTCCTTCCCCCGCGACCTCTGGCCTGCCCTGAAGGCCGCGTGCGAGGCCGCCTTCGCGGACGTGATCGCCGCCAGCCCCTACGAGCGCGTGACCATCGGGGAACCGTGGCAGAGCGACACCCTGAGCGTGGCCCACTCGCGGCGCAGCGGCGTGCCCGCCTTCGGCATCGAGCTGAACGCCGGCCTGTACCTGGGCGACGGGGGAGAGCCGGTGGACGACGCGATCCGCGCCCTGAACGCCGCCTTCGCCGTTTTCACGGAGGCGGCCCTGGCCCTGCTGGCCTGA
- the recF gene encoding DNA replication/repair protein RecF (All proteins in this family for which functions are known are DNA-binding proteins that assist the filamentation of RecA onto DNA for the initiation of recombination or recombinational repair.) translates to MRLDSLSTLNYRNLAPCTLRFPAGVTGVYGENGAGKTNLLEAAFLALTGLTDVTRLEQLVQQGEKEAYVRADLESAGALSIQEVGLGRGRRQLKVDGVRVRSGDLPRGSAVWIRPEDSELVFGAPAGRRAFLDSLLSRLSARYAQQLARYERTVSQRNAALRSGESWAMHVWDDALVKLGPEIMLLRRRALTRLSELAASANTGLGSHKTLTLDLVESTTPETFAADLAARQAEELARGSTVTGPHRDDLLLTLGGFPATEYASRGEGRTIALALRRAELELLAERFGERPVLLIDDFTAELDPARRAFLLDLAASVPQAVVTGTERAPGAALTLRAHAGRFTPEGEPWELPDALDLTPDALVERDA, encoded by the coding sequence GTGCGCCTGGACTCGCTCTCGACCCTGAACTACCGGAACCTGGCGCCGTGCACGCTGCGGTTCCCGGCGGGCGTGACGGGCGTGTACGGCGAGAACGGGGCCGGCAAGACGAACCTGCTGGAGGCAGCCTTCCTGGCCCTGACCGGCCTGACCGACGTGACGCGCCTGGAACAGCTCGTGCAGCAGGGCGAGAAGGAAGCGTACGTGCGCGCCGACCTGGAGTCCGCCGGAGCGCTCAGCATCCAGGAGGTCGGGCTGGGGCGTGGGCGGCGGCAGCTCAAGGTGGACGGCGTGCGCGTGCGCAGCGGCGACCTGCCACGCGGCAGCGCCGTGTGGATCCGCCCGGAGGACTCGGAGCTGGTGTTCGGCGCTCCGGCGGGCCGGCGGGCGTTCCTGGACTCGCTGCTGTCGCGCCTGAGTGCGCGCTACGCCCAGCAGCTCGCGCGCTACGAGCGCACGGTCTCGCAGCGCAACGCGGCCCTGCGCAGCGGCGAGAGCTGGGCCATGCACGTGTGGGACGACGCGCTGGTGAAGCTGGGCCCGGAGATCATGCTGCTGCGCCGCCGCGCCCTGACCCGTCTGAGCGAGCTGGCCGCCAGCGCGAACACCGGGCTGGGCAGCCACAAGACCCTGACGCTGGACCTGGTGGAATCGACCACGCCCGAGACCTTCGCCGCCGATCTGGCCGCCCGGCAGGCCGAGGAGCTGGCGCGAGGCTCGACCGTGACGGGGCCGCACCGCGACGACCTGCTGCTCACGCTGGGCGGCTTTCCGGCCACCGAGTACGCCAGCCGCGGCGAGGGCCGCACCATCGCGCTGGCGCTGCGCCGCGCCGAACTGGAACTGCTGGCCGAACGCTTCGGCGAGCGGCCGGTGCTGCTCATCGACGACTTCACGGCCGAACTCGACCCGGCGCGCCGGGCCTTCCTGCTCGACCTGGCGGCCAGCGTGCCGCAGGCGGTCGTGACCGGCACCGAGCGTGCGCCCGGCGCGGCCCTGACGCTGCGCGCACACGCCGGACGCTTCACGCCCGAGGGCGAGCCGTGGGAGCTGCCGGACGCGCTGGACCTGACGCCGGACGCGCTGGTGGAGCGCGACGCGTGA
- a CDS encoding class I SAM-dependent methyltransferase, whose translation MTISSQDQSFVGRVPRVYEDVLVPLLFAPYAADLAGRVARHRPGRVLELAAGTGALTRALAAVLPDTAEVLATDLNPPMLEQAARAGTPRGVTWQPADAAHLPAADAGRDVVVCQFGVMFFPDKPAALAEAHRVLRPGGHLLFNVWDALAGNGFTQAAHDALAAHYGVDAPSFFARVPYAYHDPAVIAGHLAAAGFTATPTVTVMELPSRAASAHAVAQGLCHGTPLRDEIEALHPGDLSAATDVVAAAVARQYGDGPVEGRMRALVIEVTR comes from the coding sequence GTGACCATATCCAGCCAGGATCAGTCGTTCGTCGGACGTGTGCCGCGCGTGTACGAGGACGTGCTGGTGCCCCTGCTGTTCGCGCCCTACGCGGCGGACCTCGCCGGGCGCGTGGCCCGGCACCGGCCCGGCCGGGTGCTGGAACTCGCCGCCGGCACCGGAGCCCTGACCCGCGCGCTGGCCGCCGTGCTCCCGGATACCGCCGAGGTGCTCGCCACCGACCTCAATCCGCCCATGCTGGAGCAGGCCGCCCGCGCCGGCACCCCCCGCGGCGTGACGTGGCAGCCGGCCGACGCGGCGCACCTGCCGGCGGCGGACGCGGGCCGCGACGTGGTCGTGTGCCAGTTCGGGGTGATGTTCTTTCCGGACAAGCCGGCCGCCCTGGCCGAGGCGCACCGGGTGCTGCGGCCGGGCGGGCACCTGCTGTTCAACGTCTGGGACGCCCTGGCCGGCAACGGGTTCACGCAGGCGGCGCACGACGCCCTGGCCGCACATTATGGAGTGGACGCGCCCAGCTTCTTCGCCCGCGTGCCCTACGCCTACCACGACCCGGCCGTGATCGCCGGTCACCTCGCGGCCGCGGGTTTCACGGCCACGCCCACGGTCACGGTCATGGAGTTGCCCAGCCGTGCGGCCAGCGCCCACGCGGTCGCTCAGGGCCTGTGCCACGGCACCCCGCTGCGCGACGAGATCGAGGCGCTGCACCCCGGCGACCTGTCCGCCGCGACCGACGTGGTCGCCGCCGCCGTGGCCCGGCAGTACGGGGATGGCCCCGTCGAGGGCCGCATGCGGGCACTGGTGATCGAGGTGACCCGCTGA
- the truD gene encoding tRNA pseudouridine(13) synthase TruD, translating into MVVGIVSLVFEWSALRSLTAGTGTGGVLRRDPEDFVVQEVPLYAPSGEGDFAFVEVRKTGHTTAHVIRVLAAELGVREKDIGVAGLKDRHAVTTQWLSLPAKAERRLDGLNVDGVEIVRVTRHTNKLGLGHLRGNRFVIRVRGAEGQADRAREIMAALVAQGVPNYFGPQRFGLGGVNAEEGVRVLRGESRLKDPRVRRFLTSSVQSMVFNRALSLRLERGVFAGLLRGDMAKKHDTGGVFQVEDVAAETPRAARGEVSATGTLFGRKVRPLTFEAGDLEDDALAAFGLRPEAFATRRGDRRLIRVFVEDAAVTDEADGYRVAFTLPRGSFATSVLREIMKTDVDTLAPDGDGDADDDSGGTE; encoded by the coding sequence ATGGTGGTCGGCATCGTGAGTCTGGTGTTCGAGTGGTCCGCCCTGCGCTCCCTGACCGCCGGAACCGGAACCGGCGGAGTGCTGCGCCGGGACCCGGAGGACTTCGTCGTGCAGGAAGTGCCCCTCTACGCGCCGTCCGGCGAGGGCGACTTCGCGTTCGTCGAGGTGCGCAAGACCGGCCACACGACCGCGCACGTGATCCGCGTGCTGGCCGCCGAGCTGGGCGTGCGCGAGAAGGATATCGGGGTCGCGGGCCTGAAGGACCGGCACGCGGTGACCACCCAGTGGCTGAGTCTGCCCGCCAAGGCCGAGCGGCGGCTGGACGGCCTGAACGTGGACGGTGTGGAGATCGTGCGCGTGACCCGGCACACCAACAAGCTGGGCCTGGGGCACCTGCGCGGCAACCGCTTCGTGATCCGCGTGCGGGGAGCGGAGGGACAGGCCGACCGGGCGCGGGAGATCATGGCGGCCCTGGTGGCGCAGGGCGTGCCGAACTACTTCGGGCCGCAGCGCTTCGGGCTGGGCGGCGTGAACGCCGAGGAGGGCGTGCGGGTGCTGCGCGGCGAGTCGCGGCTGAAAGACCCGCGCGTGCGGCGCTTCCTGACGTCCAGCGTGCAGAGCATGGTCTTCAACCGCGCCCTGAGCCTGCGGCTGGAACGCGGCGTGTTCGCGGGGCTGCTGCGCGGGGACATGGCCAAAAAACACGACACCGGCGGCGTCTTTCAGGTCGAGGACGTGGCGGCCGAGACGCCGCGGGCCGCGCGGGGCGAGGTGAGCGCCACCGGCACGCTGTTCGGCCGCAAGGTCCGCCCGCTGACCTTCGAGGCCGGCGATCTGGAGGACGACGCCCTGGCCGCGTTCGGCCTGCGACCGGAGGCCTTCGCCACGCGGCGCGGCGACCGCCGGCTGATCCGGGTGTTCGTGGAAGACGCCGCCGTCACGGACGAGGCGGACGGATACCGCGTGGCGTTCACGTTGCCGCGCGGCAGTTTTGCGACCAGCGTGTTGCGGGAGATCATGAAGACCGACGTCGATACCCTGGCTCCGGACGGGGACGGCGACGCGGACGACGACAGTGGAGGAACCGAGTGA
- a CDS encoding DUF721 domain-containing protein: MGATLGTAKLARGVGRARAILAWPQAVGPEIARLTRPRTQQGSVLFIEVRDSATAHHLTMQRHHFLKALRALLGDDSVTELRFSVGAVREAVTAPPPPALPAPDKARARRLVSEVQDDLRPAALRAAEAITRARKWREAQGWRPCPVCEEPSAEQPCRACTLTLADPNVRRTARALLRDPERLPAVAEVIGDSGSNAARHLALRLLEGQLDLLALECVRSGQEDGYREFLAQQADVYLSLILRRPRSALQRRDRVNLPENARNVLNAGRG; the protein is encoded by the coding sequence ATGGGCGCGACGCTGGGCACTGCGAAGCTCGCGCGCGGCGTGGGCCGGGCGCGGGCGATCCTGGCGTGGCCGCAGGCGGTCGGCCCGGAGATCGCGCGCCTGACCCGGCCGCGCACCCAGCAGGGCAGCGTGCTGTTCATCGAGGTGCGGGACTCCGCGACCGCGCACCACCTGACCATGCAGCGCCACCACTTCCTGAAAGCCCTGCGGGCGCTGCTGGGCGACGATTCTGTGACGGAACTGCGCTTCAGCGTCGGGGCGGTGCGCGAGGCGGTGACCGCGCCGCCCCCACCGGCCCTGCCCGCCCCGGACAAGGCGCGTGCCCGGCGTCTGGTGAGTGAGGTGCAGGACGACCTGCGCCCGGCAGCGCTGCGGGCGGCCGAGGCGATCACGCGCGCGCGCAAGTGGCGCGAGGCGCAGGGCTGGCGGCCGTGCCCGGTGTGCGAGGAACCCAGCGCGGAGCAGCCGTGCCGCGCGTGCACCCTGACCCTGGCCGACCCGAACGTGAGGCGCACGGCCCGCGCCCTGCTGCGCGACCCCGAGCGGTTGCCGGCCGTGGCCGAGGTGATCGGTGACAGCGGCTCGAACGCCGCGCGCCACCTCGCGCTGCGGCTGCTGGAAGGCCAGCTGGATCTGCTGGCGCTGGAATGCGTGCGCAGCGGCCAGGAGGACGGCTACCGCGAGTTCCTGGCGCAGCAGGCGGACGTCTACCTGTCGCTGATCCTGCGCCGGCCGCGTTCGGCGCTGCAACGCCGCGACCGCGTGAACCTGCCGGAGAACGCCCGCAACGTCCTGAACGCCGGGCGCGGGTAG
- a CDS encoding MogA/MoaB family molybdenum cofactor biosynthesis protein: MALVTISDTRTPETDTSGQYLMTELRAAGHELVGYRIVKDDAVEIRAALVQFSREAQIVLSSGGTGITGRDVTVPVVESILTKPIPGFGELFRMLSYQQVGGAAMLSRAVGGLCRGAAVFAMPGSLNAVKTAWEGILRDELPHLVFELERHGQPGVMPTGTEALPAEAAPTLPGRVTLERLPLAPLPGGFPAAGTGGGAAAGLGRHKKGEGLP, translated from the coding sequence GTGGCCCTCGTCACCATCAGCGACACGCGCACCCCGGAGACGGACACCAGCGGGCAGTACCTGATGACCGAGCTGCGCGCCGCCGGCCACGAACTGGTCGGCTACCGCATCGTGAAGGACGACGCGGTGGAGATCCGCGCGGCGCTGGTGCAGTTCTCGCGCGAGGCGCAGATCGTGCTGTCGTCGGGCGGCACCGGCATCACCGGGCGGGACGTGACGGTGCCGGTGGTGGAGTCCATCCTGACCAAGCCCATTCCGGGCTTCGGGGAGCTGTTCCGCATGCTCAGTTACCAGCAGGTGGGCGGGGCGGCCATGCTGTCGCGAGCGGTGGGCGGCCTGTGCCGGGGCGCCGCGGTGTTCGCCATGCCGGGCAGCCTGAACGCCGTGAAGACCGCGTGGGAGGGCATCCTGCGCGACGAGCTGCCGCATCTGGTGTTCGAGCTGGAACGCCACGGCCAGCCGGGCGTGATGCCCACCGGCACCGAGGCGCTGCCGGCCGAGGCGGCGCCCACGCTGCCGGGTCGCGTGACCCTGGAGCGCCTGCCGCTCGCGCCGCTGCCGGGCGGCTTTCCGGCCGCGGGCACCGGGGGCGGCGCGGCCGCCGGCCTGGGACGCCACAAGAAGGGAGAGGGCCTGCCGTGA